CGCAAGATGATCACGCGAAACTGATACCTGAACATGACAGCCAAAAGAAACACGAAGAAGCAAGAAGACGAAGAGGTTCCGACCGGCACCAGCCTGACCGTAATGAACGGGGGCCAGAGTGACGACGAGGAATCGGAAGACAACCAGGGGAAAACCGACGAAAGTGCGCCCCAAGGCGATTCGCCGGCAAGTGACGAAGTGCCGGTACCGCCACGCATGAACTCCGACCTGCTTTCGATCATCCCGCCCTACGCGGCGCAGATCGCACTGCATGAGAATGAGGTCAAGAATTTCTGTGCGACAGCCGACTTCGTCGCCCGGAAGGTTGTGGAGCTCTTGGCGGCGAAATGGCCTCAGATTGTAAAATCGGCCAGCGAGGAGCTTCCCGATGGCGAGAGCGTGAAGACGGCAAGTGTGTCGTTTGGGGTCAAGATGGACCTGACCCACCCGCTGCTGATGGACACCGAAATCACTATGGCGATCAAGCGTCGCCAGGTGAAACTGAGTCGAAAGACCGGCGAGGATCTGCGCCAGGTTAACTTCGATCTTTCTGTGTAAAATGCGATCGGGTTGTGCTATCGGGGAATCTACTGGTAGCACAACTCCCTAGCTTTGAGGCATCAAAAGTCATTGACCAAATCATACTGAGTTCATACCGATTGCCTCACCTGACGCCGAACCTGAACATGGATCTGAAGGAAACGAACCCGATTTCGCGCATGACCGACGTGCTTCTGAGCATCGTCAAGGGTCTTGTGCGCCAGCCCGACAAGGTAAAGATCAACGTGCGGGAAATCGCGTCCCTTACGGTTTTCCAGATACAGCTCGAGAAGAACGATATTCCCCTGATCATCGGAAAGGGCGGTAAGCACTTTCGATCGATCAAGACTTTCGCTCTTACTGTTGGTCGCAGGTTCGGGCGTGACATCAACGTCGTCGTTGACGAAGACGTGCTCCCGCAGTCGGCCAAGCCACCGTCTCGGAATTTCGACATCGTGACGGACCCCGAGGCAGTCCGGCGCGGCATGGACAAACTCACGAGCCTGATCAACGAGATGATCGGCCTGATCGCGATCGATAAGTTCACAGTCGAACGCCACAATATCGGCGGGCCGGACGTGATCTATGAGGTCAAGTCGACGCCCGAGGATGAAGTGCGTCTTTTCGGTCCGATGTCGCAATTCCCGTACGGCCCTGACGGGCTTGTCTATGGCTCGATCAAGAACATCGTCGACGCCCTGGGTAAGACACTGGGCAGGCGGATTCGGCTGGTGCTGAATAAACTGAACTAGTCGTCAGCTTTACTTTTCTCTGGATGGCCTCACGGTCGTCCGCCCGGGCTTAACCGCCCAGCCGCTCATTCTTCGTGGGTGGCACCTGATCTACGTGAAACCTGAACATGAAGCTCACCCGTGCTTTGAAAGAACGCATGTGGCGGCGGTTTGAAAAACAACCGAACGCCGGCATTGACCAACTCCTGGAAGAACTCCCGGGCCTCCCGCGAGAGGCGGTGGAAAAGCAGAAGAAGTTATTCGACGAGCGGCGCCTTCGCATGGCGAGAAAGGTCGCATGAAGCAGCCGCAACCAATTCAATTCCCCCAGGCCAACACGCAGCACGGCGAATCTCCGGACAAGCGGCTGCTGGTGGTCAGCCAAACATCGATTAGCTGCTGGAAGTTCCCGTTTTGGGCGAGGGTGAAGCTGCTTCTTACCGGCAGACTTTGGGTGTGGATGCTTGCGGAGAGTCCTCCGCCTACAAGCCTCGATGTCGACTCTCCATTTCCCCGCGGGAACAAGAGGTAGCGATACCGTCTCGATAGCCGAACCTGAACCACGTGAAACATGATAAACCTACTCAAAGTCCTTCTGATCTGCGCTGGAATCTCCAGTCCGCTCCTGGCGTTTGAAACATCGTGGTACGGCGAGGAATATCGTGGGAAGGCCATGGCCAACGGCCAGCCGTATGTGCCTGAACACATGACCTGCGCGGCCAATCGATTCGCTCTCGGTACAAGGCTGAAGATCACGTACAAAGGCAGGGTGATCTGGGTGGTCGTCACTGATCGAACTCACAAGCGATTCAGTCACCGTATCGACCTTTCGTCTGAGGCGTTCCGCCGCCTGGCCAGACTAGAAGAGGGCATCATCCGAGTGCGAGTGGAGGTCGAGAGATGATGGACAAACTGCTCACGCACACGATCTTCGCGCTGGCACTTTTGGCCTGCATGATCTGCCTCTTCGCCTGCCTTCTCTTCTGGCGCCACACGGGTCAGAACTCCAACGGTTGGCTCTGCTATTTTCGTTGGCCTGTGCTTTTGCTCGGCATCTTCTATGGGAGTGTTCCCTCGCTGATGATTCTCAGCATGTGGAGTCGGTACTATAAAACAGGGAGGGTGCTGTGAAGTACTCTATCATCGTTTTGAACCGTGACGCGAAGGGCGAAGTGATTAACAAGTTTGAGCCTTACGTCGGCCCATCGCTGGAGGCGGCGAAGAGGGCCTACGATCACGCGGTGGTGCGATCGCTTTCTTCGCCAAAGCCTCAAACAATACAGTTTTGGAGACTGATCCCGGGAGTTGCGAACGGCGAGATCATGCAGAAGCATGAGGGAGGGCGCGATGGACGAGGCTGAGGCTAAGGGAGATGAAGTTGAGCCAGAGCGCGACACAGTGTTCTGGACGATCACAGGCGACGACTGGCGGAGACACTTCGACCGAGTGCGGGGAGTTGTGCGGGAGATTACTACGACGCACGACGTGCCAGGCCAGCAGGAGCTAAAGATTGTTTGATTTTTTGTCTTTACTTTAAAACAGAGTGGGCTAGGTTGTTCGCGCTGAACCTGAATAACCTGAATGTGACGCTATGAAATCAAAACGCCGCCAAGCCCAATATGCCACGAGGACGAAAGCCGAAACCCGACCGGGAGCGCTTCGAGAACTGCAACTACAAGCTTCCACCGCCGATCGTTAAGAAGCTCAAAAAAGTCTGTTTGCGCAGATCGTACGAACAACTGCGGAAGGTCTCCGAAGGATCGGTCATCACTGAGTTGATCGAGAAACTGGAGATGCCTCCGATTCCAAGTCGATCGCAGATCGCGAAGTATGTCGCGATCAGACGCAAGGCTCGAGAGTACCGACAGAGGTACGCCAAGCCAAAAGAGCCCTGACCGGGCTACTCTCTCTACCTGATCAACCTGAACAACCTGACGAATATGCCACTAGTTCTCCAACCCACCCAGCTGCTGCAGCAGAGCGATGGTGCCGCCCCTGAGGCGATTTCCGGTCGAATCGTATCCGTTGAAAAGCGGTACGTCGGCACGAACACAAAAGGCCCGTACTCGATCCAAAGAGTCACGATCGCCGACAATCAATCAAAGATCGAGCTGGTGGTCTATGACCGTCAGAACATCCCGGACTCTGCAAAGGGTCAGGATCTGTACGCCTGCGCAACCCAGGGCCGTCATGGTCTGAACGGGCTCAAGCGAAAGGACGACGAGTACAAGAAGAAGATCACACCGCAGGTCTGGGTTCGCCCCACGGCAGAACTTACCATCGGTGGGCGGGCTTTCGATGAAGGCGCAACGGACTCTCCGCCGCCACAGAATCAGTCAGGAGCACCGGCTCCTCGGCAACAATCCGCGCCACCCACCAATTCAGGGGGCGGGTCCAGTCAGCACGCCCCGGCCACGACAGATGCTAACGTGATCAAGCAAATCAATCGTGCGATCGGCCGAGTCGCCGCGGTCTATGGAAGGTGCCTAGACGCGGCCTTCAGCGTCGCGTCAGATGCGGACAAACGGCACGCCGCCAGCGGAGGCTTCAGGGCCTCTCCCAGCGACATCAAAGAGATTGCCAGCGGGATCTTCATCGCCGTGAACAGGGAGATTCCAATTCCCGGGAATATGGCGCTGCCTGCGTCGTACGATAAGCTTCACCCGGCGCCGCCTGATCCGAATCAGACCGCGAATCATCCGGAAACCCCACCGTCGGGCAATCGGCGCCAACCGGCGTATCAGAGCTAAAACTCCACCTGAACCTGAACAACGCGAAACATGATCAAGAATCTTACACTCAGAAATTTCAAAGGCGTGACCGGCCAGTTCGGTTTCAGCGCCGGGAATTACGTCACAGGCGGGAACTTCCAAGGAAAGACCGCGATTCATCAGGGCGCTTGCGCTGCCCTCCTGGGCTACGTCCCGGGCTACGACAAGACCACCGCTTCGGTCAAAGCCTTTGCCTCTGACTTCCCGATGGAAATCATCCTTCAGGCGGTGGTCGGAGGCGAAGAGGCGACTGGCCATCTTTCATTTGGAAAGCCCAAGGGGAAGGTCACGCTCGAAAAGTCGGAGGTAATGATCAGCAAACTCGACGGCGCGGCGAAGGTCCTCTTTGACCCCTCGCTATTCTTCAGCCTGTCAGACAGCGCACGCATCGCAAAGGCGATCGAGCTCGTGGCCGGTCGCGACATCGATCGAGACAAGATCATTGAGAGCGTTGTTGCAGCGGTCGGCGCAGAGAAGGAGCTGCAGGATCGCCTTGCCCGCTGGAGGCTGACGATGAAGAATGCGGCGACGATCAACGATGTGATCGCCTCATCCGACACTTTTTGGAAGGAGGCACGCAAGGACTTTAAGGCCGAGAAGGATCGGATGCAGAAGACCGGCGAAGGACTGGCCGATCTCAACCAGCTGCAACAGGCGATGGCCTCCTACAAGTCCCGTCAGGAGTTGACGTCAGAGAAGGCGAAGAAGCAGAAGGACCTTCGCGAAAGGCAAGACGCGGTCGCCTCGGCTGAGGCGACGAATCGCACAATTGTCCGTACAGCCGAGAGCGTGAAAGGCCTACAGGCACAGGCGGCGACCGCTCAGAACATCGCTTCACACATTGACGAGGCGAAGGCCACGATCGAGAATCTTTCCAACCTGCATATTGCGGCGAAGACTCAGCACGAGCAGGCACTGGCCGAACTGAACGAGCATGAGGAGAATAAGCCTCTTCCGCTTGTTGCTCGGGAAGTCCAGTTGGACCAGGTGGATCCTGGCACGGTTGTGACGATCGTCGCCACGGCGACGAAGACCGAAAACGGCTTGGAGCTTAAGGAAGTGCTTTCTGCCACCTTCGAGCCCGACCCTGAGGAGATCGAGGACTACGAGGCGCGGCTATCTCAGCACGCGGCCCGCGCGGCCGAACTGAATGAGGCGGTGAATCAGGTCAATGATGGGCTGAAAAAGACCCGCGACGACCTGGTCGAGGCACAGGAGAATCTGAAGAAGCTCGAGGCGCAACTCGCGGCCGCGAAAGCCGCAGCCGATAGCCTCCAGTCGATCACGCAGGCCCAGACACCCGTTTCAAACGAGCAGATCGAGGCCTGGCGCGGAGAGGCCAGGACGATCCAGGACGAGATCCATCTGATCGAAAAGAATCTGGATGAACTCACGAACCTCGAGCACGACTCGAAGCGCGTGAAGGAGGCGGCCGATCGTCGTCAGAACATGGACGCGATCATCGACAAGATCGAGACGGTGCTCAGCTTGATTGCGGAGAAGCGACAGGGGATCGTAAGCCTCTCCATCGAGGCGCCGCTGGCGATCGCTAATCGGCTGGCGAAAAACATCCTGCGGGGAGCGTTGGTCTTCCAGGAGGGCGAGCTGGGAATGCTGATCGGTACGACCTTCGTCTCCAGCCATACATTCTCCGGAACTGAGGCTGCGATGGTCGTGATGGGCCTGACCGCTGGGCTGTCGAACAAGAGCAAGATTCGCACGCTCATTCTCGACGAGGTCGGGCGGCTGGATCAGCCCAACGCGAAGCAGCTCATTCTTAATCTCGACGAGCTGGTGAAGTCCGGCGACATCGATCAGTGGGTCATTCTCGGCCCGAAGAATGAGCAGCTGATTGAATTCTGCCAGACCCAGGTCGGCGCGACGATCATCACCCCGTGATTCTCGGAGCGCCAGTACTGGCCCTCGAACAGCTCAACGACGAGCAGCGTCTTGCCGTTGATATGGTGAAGCGAGGGGAGAATATCATGATCACTGGGCCCGCTGGCACGGGGAAGAGCGTTATCTTGCGCTACCTCGAGTCGATCCTGCCGGAGTTCCATATCACCGCCTTCACCGGCATCGCCGCTCTGAACGTCGGCGGCTGCACGATCCACTCATGGGCAGGACTGGGAAAGGGTGACGACCCTGCCTCGGTGATCGCGGAGAGGCATCTGAAGAACCGGAATTACAAGTGGTACTGCATCTGCCGAGCGAAGGCATTGGCGATCGATGAGACGTCGATGCTGGATGCCGACGGGTTCGATCTCTTGGATCAGGTGCTGCGGATGGTCCGCCAGACCGACCGGCCTTTCGGCGGGCTACAACTAATCCTCTTCGGCGATTTCCTACAGCTCGCCCCCGTAGCCAAGGACAAGCCGCTTCGCTTCGCCTTCGAATCCCGTGCGTGGGCTGAGGCGAAGATCAAGGTGGTTTACCTCAAGCGGGTGATGCGTCAGAACAATCAGGAGTTTGCCGAGATCTTGAACCAAGCGCGGACGAACTCCCTCACGGAGGCGTCGAAGGCTGTCCTCCGGACGAGGATCAATGCGGTCGATCCCGATCCTTCGATCCTGCCTGTGCGCCTGGTAACGCACAACGCAGATGCCGACCTGATCAACGTCCAGGAGATGCTGAAGCTGCCGGAGCCTGAACGCACATGGACCGCCAGCGATTGGGCTGAGAACAGATTCGCCGAGGCTGCGATCGATCGCGACTGCATCGCCCCTCGCCAGGTCAGCCTCAGGGTCGGTGCGCAGGTCATGCTCCTGCGAAACCTTTCGGTCGATAGCGGTCTGGTCAATGGTTCGATAGGCGTCGTGACCGACCTGGGCTCACCCGAGACCGGCCCGGTTGTCGACTTCGGCAATGGCGTTGCGCAAGAGATCGAGACGGCGAAATGGGAGACGAAGCGGTTTGGAGAGGTCGTGGCGAGCCGAAGCCAGATCCCGCTCCGCGCGGCCTACGCGATATCGATCCATAAGAGCCAGGGTATGACGCTGGACAAGATCGAAGTCTCGCTCCGCCGCTGCTTCGCTGATGGCCAGGCCTACGTCGCACTGAGCCGCGCCCGCACCCTCGAGGGGCTGTTCATCAAAGACATCTCGGGTCGCTCGATTCAGGCGAACCCGCGGGCACTCGAATTCTACCGCAAGCACGCGGTGAACTAAACCACGCATATGCAAAACGTAACTGTACAGCGGATCCTAGACAATGTCGCTGGCTACTCAGCCGGTGGTGATGTCTCAAACGCGCCGGTCCTCGTTGAGGTCGGAGGCAAGTCCTACCCGGTAAAGGGTGTGACGGTGCAGCCCGACCCGACGAATACCGAGCGCCCGGCCAAGCCTCAGATGGTGCTCGTCGTTGACGACTCGCCGACTGCCCAGGCCTGACAGAACTCCCTCCTCTGTCCGACAGGGGAGGGATGACTTTCTCCGATCATGATCTCCAATACAAAACCCCTGAACTCACTCACCTCGCTCTACTCAGCAACGGCGCTGGCTCAATTGGTCGCAGGCAAGGGTAGGGGCAAACATCGCGGTCGTACCAAGGGCGCGTTCGGCAAGAGCCGGTCACTATTCTGGCGCTGATCTATTCTCTCCACCTAAAACCCACACTTCATTTTTCATTCTATGGCATCCTTCAATCAGGTCATACTTGTTGGCAACCTCACCCGTGATCCGGAGATCCGCGTTACGCCAAAAGGTACTTCAATCTGCGCCTTCGGCCTCGCGGTGAACCGCACGTGGCGCGACGAATCAGGACAGGACAGGGAGGAGGTGACGTTCGTCGATGTTGAGGCCTGGGGAAAACAGGCAGAGATCATCCATAAGTACCTTACTAAAGGGAGCCAGGCACTCGTCCAGGGGCGCCTCAAGCTCGACCAATGGGAGGACAAGCAAAGCGGTCAAAAGCGCAGCAAGCTCAAGGTGGTGCTCGAGAACGTTCAGTTCCTCGGCTCCCCGCAGGGAGGAGGAGGCCAGAATCAGAGCGGCGACCAGGAAGCGCCGTTTGGAGGTGGCGAACAACACGGATGGCAGGACCCTTCGCGCGATCGCAATGGGCCGGCGCCGCGGGCACCCGGGAGGTTCAATCCCTCGCCACGCGAGAACGTTGACGACGATATTCCGTTCTAATTTATTTTTCGCTTTACTTTAAAAGAACAGTCCGCCACGTTGCCTCTACCTGAACAACCTGATCCTACGTGAGTACAAGCCCTGAACAACAAGCGGCTGCGCGATCGCAGCATAAGCGGACGGTGATCCTCGCCGGCCCTGGGTCAGGCAAGACCACGACGATCATCGAGCGTGCGGACTTCCTTGTTCGTGATCAGCTGATCAGTCCGGCGGATATGGCGTTCGTCACCTTCACAAACAACGCTGGTCGGATGCTGCGTGACCGGCTGGCAAAGAAGGGCATCGAAGGCCTCGGCTATGTCGGGACACTGCATGGGATGATGCTTCAACTATTGAGGCAGATCTACCCGACGCTCACGGTTGTCGATGGAGAGATCGTAAAGGAGAGGCTTGAAGCACAGGCGAAGCTGCTGGCGTACAATGGCAGCCGCGAGGGGCTGGCAATGGCACTGAGGGGCGATAGCTCATGCGGACGGGCGGCAGAAAGGGTGGCCGCAGCCTATCGCCGTGAGATGCTCAACGACAGGCTGATCGACTGCGATTCGATCCTGATCGTCGGTCGCGACTGCCTCAAGGCACACCATATCCATTCCCCGTGGCAGGTGGTATTTGTCGATGAGTTTCAAGACAGCGCGATGGTCGACAAGGAGATCTATGAGGCGCTGGACCCCGAGTGGCTGACTGTGGTCGGGGATCTGGACCAGGCGATCTATGGATTTCGAGGGGCCAGGCCTGAGAACATGTCCGACGTCTGGAATGACCCGAGCTTTGAGCGGTATCTTCTGTCGAAGAACTATCGCTGCTCCCATCTCGTTTGCTCCGCAGCGAATGCGGTGATCAGACGGAACATCAACCGCATTCCGAAGCAGACGGAGCCCGCCCGGGAATTTTCGGGCCAGATCACAGCCATTCGGTTCGACCGGGAGGCGGACGAGCGTGTGGCTGTGGCCCGAGAGGTCTTGCGCTTGATCAACTCTGGTTCCCCCGCGGAAAGTATCGCAGTTCTGGCGCCGACGAACGCGCTTGTCGATGCGTTGGCTACCGAGGTCCTAACGGTCGCGCCTGTGGCGAAGGTCGAAGAGAGGTGGAAGCCGCGTGACTGGTCGCTCGCGGTGATGCTGAGTCAACTCGTGGCCTCGCCGGAGAATCATGGTCTGGCGCTTTTGTTTGTGCGAGAGCGGGCGAGGTTCGAGAAGGCGGACACGGCGGCCGCTGAGGCGCAACTCCGGGAGTTGCAGGCGAAGGGCGGCACGGCCGCGGAGTACCTTGATCTCCCGAGTTTTCGACTCCTCCTTTCGCTGAATGCCAATCTCTCACGATTCGGCATCTCCTCCGCCAGTTGCCGCCTGATGGCCGAGCGTATCCGCCTGTGGAAGCCCGCGTCGGCCTTGCAGCTGGTGCAGGCGCTTCAGGCCGATCCTGAACAGCGGAGCCAGGCCGGAGTCAACGTCATGACGATTCACGGCGCCAAAGGCTGCGAATGGCCACACGTGATCATTGCCGGCGTTGATGACCTCGAGGGGGAGGAGGAGCGTCACCGGCTTCTGTTCGTTGCCCTTACCCGAGCCGAGCGGTCGGTCTACGCCACTCGATGCAGTCGGCGTGAGCGGAAGGTCGCGGGAAGAACGATGGTTTTCTCCCGGCAGGACGATGCGTGTTTCAGGGCGATCGAGGCGGTAAGCACCTCGGCGCGAATTCTCACCGGACAGTCGGTGTCGGCTGGATAATCAAAGACGAAGGACGTGAACGTGAATAACTCGAAAAACAATCAGTGCGTGGTGTTGTACAGAGGGCAGTTGCGGAAGGCCGAGCGTACGGCCTACGGCTACCAGGTGGAGGACCCTGATCTCGGCACCCGTTGTATATTTTCAGGCGAATCGATCAGCGAAGTACAGAGTGCTCGCTTCTCCTCGCCTGCTGAATTTGCCCCAGGAGGCAAACCATAGTCGATGGCCTTCGACCAACCCCCGCAGGCTCTTCGGCGTTAGGCGGCCTGCGGGGAATAATTTCTAAGCAATCATGGCTAAGCTCCTCAACTACACCACCGAGATCCCGGCCAGCCGCACCGTCGCCGAGATCTACGCGCTTCTCTCTGAGGGTGGCGCACGCGCCATCATGTCCGAATACGATGGCAGCCAGAAGCCAA
This portion of the Opitutaceae bacterium genome encodes:
- a CDS encoding KH domain-containing protein, coding for MDLKETNPISRMTDVLLSIVKGLVRQPDKVKINVREIASLTVFQIQLEKNDIPLIIGKGGKHFRSIKTFALTVGRRFGRDINVVVDEDVLPQSAKPPSRNFDIVTDPEAVRRGMDKLTSLINEMIGLIAIDKFTVERHNIGGPDVIYEVKSTPEDEVRLFGPMSQFPYGPDGLVYGSIKNIVDALGKTLGRRIRLVLNKLN
- a CDS encoding septal ring lytic transglycosylase RlpA family protein, which codes for MINLLKVLLICAGISSPLLAFETSWYGEEYRGKAMANGQPYVPEHMTCAANRFALGTRLKITYKGRVIWVVVTDRTHKRFSHRIDLSSEAFRRLARLEEGIIRVRVEVER
- a CDS encoding PIF1 family ATP-dependent DNA helicase, giving the protein MILGAPVLALEQLNDEQRLAVDMVKRGENIMITGPAGTGKSVILRYLESILPEFHITAFTGIAALNVGGCTIHSWAGLGKGDDPASVIAERHLKNRNYKWYCICRAKALAIDETSMLDADGFDLLDQVLRMVRQTDRPFGGLQLILFGDFLQLAPVAKDKPLRFAFESRAWAEAKIKVVYLKRVMRQNNQEFAEILNQARTNSLTEASKAVLRTRINAVDPDPSILPVRLVTHNADADLINVQEMLKLPEPERTWTASDWAENRFAEAAIDRDCIAPRQVSLRVGAQVMLLRNLSVDSGLVNGSIGVVTDLGSPETGPVVDFGNGVAQEIETAKWETKRFGEVVASRSQIPLRAAYAISIHKSQGMTLDKIEVSLRRCFADGQAYVALSRARTLEGLFIKDISGRSIQANPRALEFYRKHAVN
- a CDS encoding single-stranded DNA-binding protein, which translates into the protein MASFNQVILVGNLTRDPEIRVTPKGTSICAFGLAVNRTWRDESGQDREEVTFVDVEAWGKQAEIIHKYLTKGSQALVQGRLKLDQWEDKQSGQKRSKLKVVLENVQFLGSPQGGGGQNQSGDQEAPFGGGEQHGWQDPSRDRNGPAPRAPGRFNPSPRENVDDDIPF
- a CDS encoding ATP-dependent helicase, which gives rise to MSTSPEQQAAARSQHKRTVILAGPGSGKTTTIIERADFLVRDQLISPADMAFVTFTNNAGRMLRDRLAKKGIEGLGYVGTLHGMMLQLLRQIYPTLTVVDGEIVKERLEAQAKLLAYNGSREGLAMALRGDSSCGRAAERVAAAYRREMLNDRLIDCDSILIVGRDCLKAHHIHSPWQVVFVDEFQDSAMVDKEIYEALDPEWLTVVGDLDQAIYGFRGARPENMSDVWNDPSFERYLLSKNYRCSHLVCSAANAVIRRNINRIPKQTEPAREFSGQITAIRFDREADERVAVAREVLRLINSGSPAESIAVLAPTNALVDALATEVLTVAPVAKVEERWKPRDWSLAVMLSQLVASPENHGLALLFVRERARFEKADTAAAEAQLRELQAKGGTAAEYLDLPSFRLLLSLNANLSRFGISSASCRLMAERIRLWKPASALQLVQALQADPEQRSQAGVNVMTIHGAKGCEWPHVIIAGVDDLEGEEERHRLLFVALTRAERSVYATRCSRRERKVAGRTMVFSRQDDACFRAIEAVSTSARILTGQSVSAG